Proteins encoded in a region of the Ptychodera flava strain L36383 chromosome 4, AS_Pfla_20210202, whole genome shotgun sequence genome:
- the LOC139130534 gene encoding uncharacterized protein has translation MKSLLMTLSNLSDPENIPKRAEQVAEFLVDRYPTLYEKIARHLHQNYNLLQPTSMKDRDALEVAYRITRVLWITSGVSADMCREINKASITHRVIDELNDLKDSVLAGKSDHFMVLYTRSLLGTLLNVIRRSLANRQPIRDRGTVELLQVYLQGDVTDKCYALIILAYLVDEKENEKITAVTDNVNFLTSLFQSAVESKNHKLRTVNFTFNAVELARAIFMFIVYDTAKKIFADQGLLSSTVKLLQRDCNESEQVIAASILWSLAFDYDVRKKILKRKDCVKALKRLRNSPSIQVRKACIGALWEIIDKDRNLESSPSTAPTGHLMISYQSEDEELALELTDGLKVSGYNVWIDVKEMAIDSSLKLANNAIQEAIKSADAVILCASTSYMCSTKCRSEAEFSRELEKDIIVTTVQSKVLMDGWLGKLAGDNSRIFDLSDTNKLEENLPSLVEEVGKRGKQQDTSKIDAVDSLPAPDAPVESWEKEDVAKWLRKENLGHLIDKFEKYNGKELLALLKMLERAPSFFYDSMKNDLGIQKTHDIALFTNALEKLDR, from the exons ATGAAAAGTCTTTTAATGACATTATCCAATCTTAGTGACCCAGAAAACATCCCGAAAAGGGCCGAACAGGTGGCCGAATTCCTGGTCGACCGATATCCGACACTGTATGAGAAGATTGCGCGTCacttgcatcaaaattacaATCTACTTCAGCCTACAAGTATGAAGGACAGGGATGCTTTGGAAGTCGCCTACAGGATCACTCGTGTTCTTTGGATTACATCCGGTGTATCAGCGGACATGTGTAGGGAGATAAACAAAGCGTCTATAACTCATCGTGTAATAGACGAACTCAATGATTTGAAAGACTCAGTACTTGCCGGGAAAAGCGACCACTTTATGGTTCTGTACACACGCAGTCTGCTAGGGACGCTTCTCAATGTCATTAGACGTAGTTTGGCAAATCGTCAGCCTATTCGTGACCGAGGCACGGTGGAATTACTCCAGGTCTACTTACAAGGTGACGTGACCGATAAGTGCTACGCCCTCATCATTCTGGCGTACCTAGTTGAtgaaaaggaaaatgaaaaaatcacgGCGGTCACAGACAACGTCAATTTCTTGACGTCATTGTTCCAATCAGCGGTTGAATCAAAGAATCACAAGTTGCGAACAGTGAACTTCACATTCAACGCTGTGGAATTGGCACGGGCGATTTTTATGTTCATTGTTTATGACACTGCTAAG aaaatattcgcCGATCAAGGTCTGCTGTCGTCAACGGTCAAGTTGTTACAGAGGGACTGCAATGAAAGTGAACAAGTTATAGCGGCGTCGATACTATGGTCACTAGCTTTTGACTACGACGTcagaaagaaaattttgaaacggAAAGACTGTGTGAAAG CGTTAAAAAGACTCCGCAACTCTCCAAGTATTCAAGTAAGAAAAGCTTGCATCGGTGCATTGTGGGAAATCATTGACAAGGACCgtaatcttgagtcatctcctTCGACAGCTCCGACCGGTCACCTGATGATCAGCTACCAATCAGAAGACGAAGAACTTGCGCTTGAACTCACTGACGGCTTGAAAGTATCAGGGTACAACGTATGGATTGATGTCAAAGAGATGGCCATAG ACAGTTCGTTGAAGTTGGCCAACAACGCCATTCAAGAAGCCATTAAGAGCGCTGACGCTGTCATATTGTGTGCATCAACTAGCTACATGTGTAGCACCAAGTGTCGATCAG AAGCCGAATTCAGCAGAGAGTTAGAAAAGGATATCATTGTTACAACGGTGCAGAGTAAAGTTTTGATGGACGGTTGGCTTGGTAAGTTGGCCGGTGACAACTCGAGAATCTTTGATCTAAGCGACACCAATAAGTTGGAAGAAAATTTGCCAAGCTTGGTTGAAGAAGTCGGTAAAAGGGGGAAACAACAAG ACACATCCAAAATTGACGCAGTTGATTCACTACCGGCACCAGACGCCCCcgttgaatcatgggaaaaggAAGATGTCGCGAAATGGTTAAGAAAAGAAAACCTCGGTCATCTCATCGACAAGTTCGAGAAATACAATGGCAAGGAATTGTTAGCCTTGCTGAAAATGCTAGAGAGGGCGCCCTCATTTTTCTACGATTCCATGAAGAACGACCTGGGAATCCAAAAGACTCATGACATCGCTTTGTTTACGAATGCATTGGAAAAACTTGACAGATAG